Genomic DNA from Cheilinus undulatus linkage group 10, ASM1832078v1, whole genome shotgun sequence:
aaaatagtaaagcacattattatttcttgattaatatgtcaaattatagttatttacttgcattcctgaacagaaaaatttgttttagtggtttaatgttatgcttgattcatttctgacttctcagagaagcccagtgagcaatttgaaattcctcattcctgttcaaaatggtaaaacgtggagagctcaatgaaaatgaaagagtccgcattcaaggacttcatgatgctggatggtctctgagacagctggtctgataaatttgttaagcactgtacacaTATATCTTGTCATATATTTTCAAACTAATTGAAAAGCTAAATCCACATAaagttttccctttttattGTAAATCCTCACATACCTTCCCGTGCTCATCCATAACTCTGTAGACACTGTGCTTGTAAACCCGCCCACGAACTCCGGCTCTGTCAATCTCAGTGTTGGGGAGGTTGTCATAGAAGTGGATGTTGTCATCTTCATCTTCCAGCTTGTGAGAAATATTGGCACTGACTGGTATAAGGATCAGAAGCTTCCGGGATCCACGACCTCGGAAGCGGCAGGACTGATGGTTGGCACAAAATGCTGCAATGGAATCCTCCAGGtctgtggtaaaataaactCACAGTCATTTATCAGAAGATTTATTTAAATTAGGATTGTTACAGCTGCTGCCGTACCTTGAGTATTTTTCCTCCCTCCttgagtgttgtgtgtgtgtgctgtgtgaTTGTTCTGGTGTGAGTGGGCGTGTCTGCCCCTACTCTCAGGCTACAGCTGCTGTAGAGAAGCTGATCGCGCTGATTCTGTCCACCTGTGCAGCTGCTGATTGGCTTGGAGGTTCCCCATCCcaaactgaccaatcagagggtAGAGCGCTCAAAAGGAGCAATAAAAGAAGCTGTCAGACCTTCGCTCAGGAGTAGTGATGGGACTTGAgcctcttttcagtgatccagcTTATTTGGCTCGGCTCAGCAAAAAGAGTCAGCTCTTTCGGCTCCGAACGGCTTTTCATtcaggtaccagtttggcttcagttgacctgccaatttttgcagtgtcataacatatgattgatatttgggcAGGTATTTACCCCAACtatgctcaatttttaaaaatgatgaaaatatcatgtaattattttttgagatgtactgtctccccaaaacacattgtaggtcagatgaaatctgctcactggctgggatttatgacacacctgacattaaacattaatgttacaccatcaaacatgagtccttaatgcatggtgtgcctgtggtagaggatgaaagatcatccctactaatcaatcaaataacacagacacacacaatctatttaaaatgatgataataataataatattaataatagttattaaaatataaaacgGCTCTCTAACAGGATCCAGCTCTTATTGTTCACGTgaaagagtcggctctttgaCCTATCACTACTCAGGAGCAAGCTGTAGAAAGCCGTGCTCTGTTCCTCTTTGTGATCTAGAGAATACTAGACAATCGTACTCGGCTGAGGTACTAGTCCTTCAGGGACCAGTTAGTTCATTTTTAGAACATATTGCACACACACTTACTTTATTattgcaggggttctcaaaacTTTTCAGAGCTAGGTGCCCtttacagggcagaaaattttccaaggacccccacataaccctcacaCCGATTAAACATATGTCAACTGTCATTTGTActcctagatgctgtattttaaactcttcaacctaaatACAGGCTCTTGTCCAGTTAAGTGTGGCTTCTCACTTTCTGCtatcctttgagcagccaaataagaagccctctgtgctttttctgaggttgtggtcaggttcaacatttgtgttttctgggggatgtattcctcacccttttgtcggaaaaaaaagaattgttttgtccttaaactctgcatgctttgttatcagatgagGCTTtacacacataaggattttcAAAATCTTAAGAGAtcttttatctgttagagaccccacacatgaagataaaaaataaggcattgaacagttttgatcgtactgtgtgtggtgtgcttcaataatctcaacacagcacaccacacacatcatgattctgtcccaccatcGGTCTAGAATCTCCTCCGCCAAGCCAGAAATCTCGCTGATCAcacgtgatctaacaaaaacgaagacaaagaaacatagcaacaacaggaaaacacaacacgcaacatggaagaggacataCAAGAAGAGCGAATTatggtgttcttgggactatttttaatgaaaaaaataactttgtaatgcttcagcaggtcagccatgcttgtttttatttacgcctgcttccttgttcctcagtcagctcgcttcttgattggctacattccGTTCCACATCACAATTCAGGGAGTCATGGCTTGGGAGTCGTCGGCTTTCCCCACAGACGAAGATTTTTGgtcgtaaatattgaacaagtttaatatttacaatcatCGACCCCGACTGTTTTTGGAGCTGATTATCgggacaaattcactcttaacacacctcagaccacaggataatcttataggatAATCTTTTAAGACATAAGATAATCAGGCGTTTGCTGTCCTTGGTCGGGAAGGGGGAAAATCGGGACAAAAACAGCCCGATTATCTTcatgtgtgtaccccgctttagCTTGGCGGACTTCGTGgcttcatttgcaaacacatgaagacacaacacattttggtctttcGTTGCTGTTCTCAATAAACCAAACTCTAGATAGCTGTCAttatattttctcagtttagctgatTTGGGCCTAACAACACTTTATGAAGTGGACGCGCTTAAAcatttatccattgttgctgGTTGGACcagcaaagtgactgatgcatgacgagtgatagatttacgtgatatctcacaatcatatccgagtttttattggcccaaagctggCTTATGCgggagtcattggtttagtatggttgttttatggcactgtggtccctatatgtattcttttgctttttaatgacatggcattactttattgatttatttcaggAACCCCCAAGCTGTTGCGCATATACTCCTGGGGATccccggaccccagtttgagaaccactgtattaTTGTTAGCCACATCAGTTTAGGGGTGCTGTTTAGTTAATTGCATTTCCTTTCAATTAGAGCACTAAGCCAGTTTTTGTTTCTACTTCTTTTGTTTAAACCCAGCCAGTAAGCTTGTAGAACTCTAGGTTAgagtttctctttttgttttcttattttgtacAGCACTCCTCCAGTCCTTATATTTGCTACGCCTTTGCTATTATTTTGAAAACCCTTACTTTCgttaataaataactttaacCTTATAACATCTGGTTTTATGTTAATTCCCTTACACAATGGAGATATTGTACAcctagcattaaaaataacattcaaaGAAGGTGGAGCAGATGCTGCTAAATAACTGGacttgtgagtgtgtgtatgtgtgtggtgttTTACTGTTGCtcacatggcagcaccaggtgCAGGTAGCCCAGGTAAAAGGACCAGGCCAAGCCATGGGCTACATTCATCTTTCGTCCCTCGCAGATGTCTGACATTTCAACCTCTGAAGGACCCTGCATACCAACAGAAACAGCCAGAAAGAAGTCACAACACCTCACCTCTGCTCTGAAGGTGCCTAAAACTTTCCTGAAGCTGTGGGGCAGAGGAGAAGGGCATCCCTTTACCCAAGCCGCCCTTTCCtatgtcagacaaaaacatttttatacatacatTGGTACAAAGTCAGGGGACACTGAAAAGAGCTACACTGATTCTAAGCTCTGTTTGAAATTATGTAGCATTTTTGAGGGCACTGTGATGACTTTATTCATTCTTGCTGATGAAGAATTTCGCAAAGCATGCAAAGCATCTGATGCTTCAGGAAGTGTTGTCATATCAAAACTGTTCTTGTTGAAGTATGTTGAAATGCAAAGAAAGTCAAGTTTGCATTCCCTGTCTGAAACTTACCATGACCCCAAGGCTTTTCAAGAGAGCATAAAAAACTGAGGCCATAAAGAGGAGTTGCCAGCACTGCCATTTGTCAGGCAGAGGATGTCCAATCAGGTAGAGCAAAAGGCCTGCCAGTGCTGCAGCCAACAGGGGTTTTCCTCCCAAACCACAGGCTGGCAGTACATGACTCAGCAGCCCTTTGCCTCTGTATCTAGAGAAACAGGAGTGGTGCTGTAATGGTTTAAGTGCTTCACCAATGAAAGCTTACTTCAGTATTGTAACATCGATGGTACATTTCACGAACAAATATCACTTCTTGTACTTGATTTGACATGAACACCTTTACTCTCACCTTGTATTTGAATGATAGAGCATCTCCTCTGCTAACAGACAGAGcccatgcagcaaagggccaagGGTCAGGAGTAGTATAACCATGGCAACCCAGCCAAAGAAACTTTCAGGAGACACAAAGAAAATGCCTCCAACTGTAATGGCAGACAGGGCCACAGCACAAACCATAGGCAAATTCCCACGAGGCCAAGGGACAAGAGCTTCCTCTTCTCTATGGTAATGCATCTGTTTGGGAATaaacagttttaatgttttcatagGTTGCAATCACCTTTCTGTTGGATTTGTACAGCAAGCCATGGCAGAAATAGTGCAAGTTGAAGGAGTTGAATGAATCTTATACTTTTTTATGCCACCTctaatgtattatttttaaccagctgaaaaaatattttttacacaaTTTCTTGAATTAATTGAGTTTTGTATTCTTTGAGCTCTTTTTCAAACTGTTCTAAAAATATACTCCACCCCATAGTTATGCACCTAGTCTTCATTAGTATTTtcaaacagtgaaataaatCATAGTTTTGGTTTCTCAATATCAACCTTTCCTCTATAAGCTGAACACATTCAAGACACAAGTGCTAAAATCACAAAGGTGTGCCAAACATTCATTAtacttaaatattaaaaatgtaagaaaagaaaagccCAGGTGATTTCATCTGACTGGCTCTTAAATGGAATAGGAAATATTGCAAATTCATGTTTCCATTTATGAATAGTATTGTGTGTGGTGTGTTGCACTTTTAAAGGGTGTCAATAAAGTGTCTTACTCCaattaaacacaataaaatttCTGTCAGTGATTATAAAAATTATGATCAGGATTAAGCACCGGACACTTGGTCTATTATGAGAATGAAAGCAGTAAAATTAAGAAATATATGTAACAACTCACCTTGGGAATGTTCGGTGATCCAAACGCGGTAGATTTCCTTTCCCCTTTCCTTAGGTTTTCTTTCTGCCTTTCCTGTCATCTCCCGCCCATCAAGTATTGCCCAGTACTTTCAGTATTGGTTTCAGGTAAATTGGCTTGTACTGGAATAACCGGCATAACAAGGTAAAATAAGGCGGGGCCAAATCAA
This window encodes:
- the sting1 gene encoding stimulator of interferon genes protein, with translation MHYHREEEALVPWPRGNLPMVCAVALSAITVGGIFFVSPESFFGWVAMVILLLTLGPLLHGLCLLAEEMLYHSNTRYRGKGLLSHVLPACGLGGKPLLAAALAGLLLYLIGHPLPDKWQCWQLLFMASVFYALLKSLGVMGPSEVEMSDICEGRKMNVAHGLAWSFYLGYLHLVLPYLEDSIAAFCANHQSCRFRGRGSRKLLILIPVSANISHKLEDEDDNIHFYDNLPNTEIDRAGVRGRVYKHSVYRVMDEHGKTYECVVEYATPLLTLHRMSHESSAGFGEPERRQQVLLFYRTLKDILEHSLECRNHYRLILLNDEHDDDPHFLSKAILRHLQQQEKEEFCLTPPPHQEATPGSYNLRATPENWVNLHPEPISEEPTLMISSEGPQSLRMPVEISDYPGIK